A window of the Hordeum vulgare subsp. vulgare chromosome 5H, MorexV3_pseudomolecules_assembly, whole genome shotgun sequence genome harbors these coding sequences:
- the LOC123395651 gene encoding mini zinc finger protein 1-like — translation MGPQQDRSASKALANGTAVAPERKDGKVVHYKECQRNHAAGIGGYAVDGCREFMASAPAGAEALLCAACGCHRSFHKREVEAVDCDCSSDTSGR, via the coding sequence ATGGGGCCCCAGCAGGACCGGTCGGCGTCCAAGGCGCTCGCCAACGGCACGGCGGTGGCGCCCGAGAGGAAGGACGGCAAGGTGGTGCACTACAAGGAGTGCCAGCGCAACCACGCCGCCGGCATCGGCGGGTACGCCGTGGACGGCTGCCGCGAGTTCATGGCGTCGGCGCCCGCGGGCGCCGAGGCGCTCCTCTGCGCGGCGTGCGGCTGCCACCGCAGCTTCCACAAGCGCGAGGTGGAGGCCGTCGACTGCGACTGCTCctccgacacctccggccggtga